A single region of the Epinephelus moara isolate mb chromosome 12, YSFRI_EMoa_1.0, whole genome shotgun sequence genome encodes:
- the LOC126398675 gene encoding lactoylglutathione lyase-like, with protein MEFKGGLSDEAVSNACKEGDPMTKDYMMQQTMLRVKDPAKSLDFYTRILGMILLQKIDFPSMRFTLYFLGYEDKADIPADIKERTAWTFSRRATIELTHNWGSESDESLSYHNGNNEPRGFGHIGVAVPDVYAACKVFEEQGVTFVKKPDSGKMKDLAFIQDPDGYWIEILSPNNMVSLMAP; from the exons ATGGAGTTCAAAGGGGGACTGTCGGACGAGGCTGTGTCTAATGCCTGCAAAGAGGGCGATCCCATGACTAAG GACTACATGATGCAGCAGACGATGCTGAGGGTCAAAGATCCAGCAAAATCTCTGGACTTCTACACCCGAATCCTGGGCATGAT CTTGCTCCAGAAAATCGACTTCCCCTCAATGCGTTTCACCCTCTACTTCCTGGGATACGAGGACAAAGCAGACATCCCGGCTGACATCAAAGAGAGGACGGCGTGGACTTTCTCTCGCCGAGCCACCATAGAGCTCACACA taACTGGGGTTCAGAGTCAGATGAAAGTCTGTCGTACCACAATGGGAACAACGAGCCGAGAGGATTTG GTCACATTGGTGTCGCTGTTCCCGATGTTTACGCTGCCTGCAAAGTCTTTGAAGAGCAAGGAGTGACGTTTGTCAAGAAACCAGATTCAG GTAAAATGAAGGATCTGGCCTTCATTCAGGATCCTGATGGCTACTGGATTGAGATTTTAAGTCCTAACAACATGGTCTCATTAATGGCACCTTAA